CTCTGGCGCCTGCTGAACCCCGGCGGCTCTTCTGCTAATCCAAGAGGTCAGCAGCTGAACTGAACAGCCGTGATGAGCTCGTGACATCACAGCTGCAGCACACCAAAAGTGCTGTGTTAGAAGGCTTTGCCAATTTGGCCTCTTGCACTCTGATTATTCTGTTGCAATGACCCAGGTACATCTGTTGCAATGACCCAGGTACATCACCAACGGTCCTACTACGATCATTGTGTGTGGAAAGAAAATTAGTCCTGAGGTTCCGTTTTAGAGCACGGATGGTCCATGGCATAAGCTGAACACAATAACAGATTTGAACTATGATTATGGTCTTTGTCCAAATCCCCCGATCCAAACAACCAAGATCTAAGGTTGAAAAAGAAGCGAGAAACCTATTGTTACcaaaaaatgtaaaatgttttttttggcTCCATGGattagttttattttttgaagttGATAATCTCTAGCTCTAAGTTCTCGGAGCTAGAGTTATGACCACACTAAGGATACATACTTCCccattccaaaatataagcgcATAAAGTTTTGTCATAAATCATCAAATATAGCAAGTCCATAACAACTCCAGTGCACATCTTCCTCTCAGTAATTAATGCAATAAGCAAACTACTCATCTTAAATATAACACTGAATGATGGCAACATGGTCATTATACCTCTCATCCTAATTCTTGTGGCCTAGTCCAAATGAGCTGTTCCTTTTTTTAGTTTAGATAAGTCGTCCAAGCATGTGTCTGCGCCATGCTAAGCAGACCCATAACATCTTCAATCCATCATCATGCTATAATAAAAGTAATCACGAGTAAGAGAAGGGGCTTATCCAATAGTAGCAGCCTAGAGAGAGAGTCCACTACATAGcagccgagagagagagagagagagagagagagagagaggagagcagATTAGCAGGCTGTTATGGGCAGGTTGGTTGGGCGGCTTGGTAAAGGGCTTTCGGCGATGTCGCTTtcaccacgccgccgctcccgtgCGTGCGCCCTGAaaaccgccgcctccgcgcgaTCCCCTGAGCACTgatgagctcgatggcgcgccAAGCCGACGGAACTGCTACCCGCCAAAACAAAACGGAGGTCCTCGCGCTCTCAGACTTGAATCCttcagggtgcgtttggttgggagacaacgtagaacgggacggtcccgtcccAGTTTTTcaggatgggatgatcccatttcttgtttggttgaatgggatggggtcgtcccaattttttgtttggttggagagattgcgACAGACGGGATgagcaccgttttctccttCCGTTAGACACCGTTTGTGGGGCCCACTCGTCATACTAAcaacgtcttcttcttcctccctatcTTCTCCTTATCTTCTCCCACCGGCCTTATCTTctcccgccggcctcctccggtCCTCTCCCGCAGCTCGGGACCTCGCCCCCGCCGACGTCGGGCCCCGACCGCGCCGCCCAGGGCGCTCGCCCCCACCGGCCGAGGGCCCCAGCCGccccagggccgccgccgccgccgcccctgctccacccCGCCTCCCCTGCTCCATGCCGCCGACGtcccggccgcggcggagctcccggccgcgctcgcccggagctcgcccgcgcaaacggcgcgtgacgggggcgaagtgggatgcccccgtccgctcgttttggtgggatgggggCATTCCGCATCTGGAGGGAATATTCCCTCATAGGGATGTCCCCATCCCacctgtctccaaaccaaacacgggacgaagtgggatcgtcctgtcccgtcccacttcgtccctcgaaccaaacgcaccctcagAGTTCAGACTTGAATCCTCCTGTGCCTCGCCCTCGCGTATGGTCGCTCCGTGCGATCAGGATCAGATGATGCCCAAGAACGAACAAAGCAAGAGCGTGATCACTGCTGCACCTAGCACGCACGCATGGGCAAGCTGTCACCCTGTGAATCGATCGAGCTGATCGATCTCGCTGATTGAAGACGAACACTTCGATGCGTGTTTCCGGAGTTGTTTTTGTACTCGTCGGAGCTGCCAAGACGCAAGTACCAAGGTGGCTAGGTCCTTGGGAAAACCACTTGGGAACCAATAGTAACATTTTTGTTTGCGATCGGACGGagctattttctttttctttttatgtaATATAAGCTAGCTTGTTAAGGAATAGGGGCGTGCCAGTGCCatatctcttttcttttcttgttctttttctttttttaaaaaaaatatagcatACGGTGGGTCACCAATCTTGTCCCAGATGGCTCAGGTAGGGATCTCGGAAATGAGAGCCAGATATTTTAGTCATCGTAAACATTGTATATATGTGGGGGCACACGTGAAATCTCGATGGGCTGCTATAGTAATATGTGTATAcctgttaaaaaaaattgacagcACTACTGCTACTTGATGCAGGACTGCGTGTTATCCGCGTGGGCACCCGGCCCATTCGTCCAATGTGTGTATTCCTACCACTACTCCGAGATAAGCTAGCTACACAACTTTTAATCATTGTTGCCCACatcagtttcttttttttagcaaAGAGCCCAAgtcattttctatttttctgAATTAGAACACACATAATGATCATTCTTAATGTAGGAATCCCGGTTAGGATCTCGGGCCCTCCTCGAGCTCTCAGTAAGCCACGCCGCCCCGCTAATCAACGCCATTGGCTAGATTGCTGCTGCAGCGCTGCAGCTGCAATTGCCAAGCAAGCATTCTGAGTCTGAGTTGTAGGCCTGCTGCCccgtgcagctgcagctgcttaTGCAGCCAGCACAAACAAACAAAGCCATTGATTCACCGGTCTTGTTGGATCGGGCAGTTGAAAAGAGCCTTGTCAGCTAGCGTTTTTCAGAGTCTTCTTGGGAACTCCCATCCTACTAAGCGGCGACGGCACCATCGGTAAGGTGCACTCGCCTCGCCATCTCCCCGACGCCGCTCACAGCTTGGCGTTGTCCAttcagcaccccttccctgtTCTAGTGGTTAATTTCAGGCCTCGTTTGGATCAGAGCTGATTTTCAGAATCCATAAGCTGTAATATGAAGCTCCTCCGAACAGGTCCGATTCTAGTTCAAATTTCAGAATCTAGATTCTAGATTAAGCTCCTCAAAGGTTGATTTTACATGAATGCAACCATACAATTAGATTTTGGAATAGGAATCCAAACAAGTGCACCTTGATTTTGCCCAGAATCCAGATTTTAAAAATCCATCCAACCCAGGATCCAGATTTTGAAAATCCATCCAAAAATCTAGATTTTGGAAATCCATCCAAAAATCCGGATTTTCTGAATCCGGATCCAAACGGAGCCTCAAGCAAACACGACTCCCACGCGTCTTCTACGGCGCCACCACAGCAGGCCAACAGCAGTACCAGCAGCAGTTGCGTAGCTGCCATTCACGTAGCAGGCGAGCCTGGTGCCTTCGCCTGCCTGCGTCCATGCCCGTCGGCATGCAGCACTCTCGTTTGACCAGTGCAAGGATGATTCCCTGAAATTTGATGTCTTTTTGTTCCTCCTCGATCCCTATTTCTTCAGAGaatgtttttttgaaaaaaaaatcttcagagAACGTGATTGCCAGGATCAATAGGTGAGCTGATACTGTATCAAAACGCTCATCATTTATTTATGTGCCACCATGTTGCAGTCTCGCTCCAAAGTCATCATCAGCGTCATCTTCGACCTCCATCGTTGAAGTTAATTCATGGTAAGATTATTAGCCTCTAATTTTTCAAATACTTCCGAGCATCACTCACTGCATATCAGCGTATACAAGATTTGTAATATGCATGAATCATCTGCTGAAATTCTACATTATTCATATGGCCTTATTCTGAGTATAATGGCTCTATCTAGATAGTATAAATCGGTTTAGAAGTAATGGGAACTACTCTTTAACCAAAATTGCAGGATAGTCTGAAAGAAGAACGGAAGACTGTTCAGCATTAAGCTTTCCATTTAAAAATGGTATTCTTGGGATTCAGACATGCACCGAGTACTTCCCTGGTTGTTCATGAGGAGaattaggggctgtttggttacttttgcttatttttagcacccgtcacatcgaatgtttagatactaattaggagtattaaacgtagacaaTTTACggaacccattacataagtggaggctagacggggagatgaatctattaagcctaattagtccatgatttgacaaggtgttgctacagtaaacatttgctaatgatggattaattaggcttaatagattcgtctcgtcgtttagcctccatctgtgtaatgggttttgtaaatagtctacatttaatactcctaattagtatctaaacatttgatgtgacatgtgctaaaaataagcaaagggaaatGCCCCCTTAGTACTGGATATACTAAACTCTAAGAAGTGTTTAATCACTACTgtaaaactgagcattggtcttaaccttagtaccggttggtttttggcccggtactaatgtgagcattagtaccggatctaacAGATAGCTCCCCAggagcgccccccccccccgaccccTTTATTATCAGTTGGGAGCTCCACCTGATATTAATGGTctcccattagtaccgggtggagcctccacctggtactaaaggttctCGGGCACATTAGTATGCGGTTGGagctaccaaccggtactaaatgacctCCTGACCGTCAGCTCCCGTCGCCCCATCCCCATTATAATCCATCCACGTTATTCCTCTttgtcctctctctctcatgctCTCGTTCTCTCtactctctcctcctctcgttCTCCTCCTCTCGTTCTCCCCTGCCACCGAGCTCCTCTctgctctctcctcctctcgttCTCATTcgcggcgggagggcggcgggcggagggatttctttttttattattttttaatacccctttagtactggttatttgacccggtactaaagatccCCTTAGTACCAAAGTAGTAATACTGGTTGCGCAACCGATATTAAAGGGGGGCTAAGAACTGGTACTGAAGGCTCTTTTCCCGGCAGTGAATTCTGAGATTTAAATATGTGGATGTTACTTTTAAATTCCAATCTTATAAGTACAAGATGGTACCTTGAATCCCAGCTTGTCATGATTATATTGGGTATTTTAAATATTGTAGTGATGGCTCTTATAAGTACAAGATGGTACCTTGAATCTCAGCTTGTCAAAAAAGTTTAGTTGGAAAAAAATTTCATGTGGAGCAAAGTAATAGAAATTCATGGAACAAAATATTAATTACACATGGAACAAATCATATAACTCATggaataaaaatatataaacatggaacaaaataaaatgattcagagaaacaaaaaatataCATGAAACAAAACATAGGACTTGTAGAAAAAATATGCATGGGACTAGCtgaataaaaatatacatatgtAACAAATCATAGAGCTTATGGGAAAAATATACATAACGACAAATCATAGGACTCGCAGAACAAAATGCATTGACTTgcgaaaacaaaaaaatatacacAGAATAACTCATAGGACTCACTGAGAAAAAATATACACAAGAAATAAATTAAATCATAGAAGCTCATGGAacaaaaatttatataaaagaATAAAATTTTATAGAACAAATTTGGGCTAAATCTAAGATGGGCTCAATTTGCTCAACCTGGGCCAAAGAAAAAGATGAAAGAAAAATTGaatgaaaaaaatggaaaacaaaTCTAATAGCTAATGAGTCCATAACTAACATTTAGATGGGCCAAAAACTAGCCTAAAGTATAGTTATATCATAAGAGCTTTGTTAAAATTATTGTTAAGTACTACATgtacttttttctttatttttttatgacCGTTGATCTAAGGAAtgtaactaaaaaataaattaaattagtaCCGATCCCACTGTTTTTGGTACTTGGTCCCACTTATTTGGTACTTTTTCTATAGGTACCTCTAGGTATTTCCTCTTTCCAGTATACGATTTCTCGGGATGGATGGCTCTCTTTTTTCCGATCATTGAAAAATCCTCATATCATAAATAGAGATGTGAGGGGGTGGTTGGAGTTGTTGCCACCGCATGATCGGAATATATCAATCCCGCCACACAACTTCCTTTTTTCTAACCCTAAAAAATTACATTTATCTTGATATGATGATTTATCAAAATTACAgcatccaaacatgccctaagtATGTTTGAGGAGGTTTTTTTCACACCAAGAGAGAATAAAAGTCTTGTATGCTCCGACCAAAACACACCTAGCCCATTAGGTGTTCTGAGCATGCCTAGGCTGCTATCACTATGCACAATGcatttatgttgttttttttccGTTTGTTGGATGACATACTTGGCACATGAAAGAATAACAAACATATAGACTTTGCCATAGATGTCTTGGATTTGGGGGCGCGTTTCGTTAACAGCCACCATGCGCCACGTCTAAACTGCGGCACGCCAAGTCCACTTGAGTTGCTATTTGGTAGGTGAGTAACCTTCGGCGCGCCAGAACAATTCAGTTCACTCGCAGTTAAAAAACTTGCCGACCTGCGGCGCCGAAAATCGGCGCCAAACCTTCGGTGGCGCCGCAACTGCGGTGTGGCAGACAACGGCCGGAACCCAGCAGGTTGTTGATGCCCTATCCCAAACAATGAAAGTGTGAATATAGCAGGGGTGTTTGGtagacagggactaaactttaacccctgtTATATcagatgtttgacactaattaggagtattaaatataggttaattacaaaactaattgcacaacccctaggttaaattgcgagacgaatctattaagcctaattagtccatgatttgacaatgtgatgctacagtaaccattcgctaatgatggattaactagcattaatagattcatctcgcgatttagcctaggggttctgctattagttttgtaattagctcatatttaatcctccctattagcatccaaacatctgatgtgatagggctaaagtttagcccctgataTCAAACGCCTTGGAAtgatgcccccccccccccaccacatAGCACGATGCATTATTTATGCTAGCAGGGCATTCACATGCTGGGCACATGATGCTGTGCGTGCTAACACTTTGTGATGCAAAGCCTTTACCATGCTACAACAAATTTTTGGTAATATGCTATGTTGAAGCATAAATTTGGATGTGCTAAAATTGTAGCACATGCAAGAACCCTTTTGGTTCTCCTGCTTGAAAAACATTGCTGATGCATGTGCCGGACATTGTGATATGAATGCATGATCGCATTGCATATCACGCATTAAGGTCAAATGATTTCCTGTGACTCTCGTTCATTGCAAGCATGATTGCTCGTATAATATACATTGCATCGTTCCATATCTTGTCCTTCTGATTTGAATTTACTGTTAGTACCGCCACAACGtgttgaaacaaaaaaaatatattaaaatgtTCTCTTTATGAATCCATTAAGGTCAAAATGATTTCCTGCGACTCTAGCTCGTTCATTGCAAGCATGATTGCTCGTATAAAATACATTGCATCATTCCATATCTTGTCCTTCTGATTCAAATTTACTGTTAGTACCGCGACAAATGTgtcgaaacaaaaaaaaatatcaaaaagttCTCTTTAGGAATCCTCCATACATGTTTATCTCAATGATCTCTGGGAAGGGTTATTAAAATTGAAGTAGACCATCTAATCTTTTTCCTACCATTATACAAACACATGTATATTGtacataaaaaaaaatactaacatgGTTCCTCTTCTTCATGCAGTTGCTCCACTGTCCGATGAATAGTAATACACCAGAACTTGCACCCCGTTCAATCGGGTGCGTCGGATCTCGATCGGACGGCTCATCCCGGCGCCGTACCTCCGTTACCGCAGCAATTAATTTCCTCCCAGAAACTACAGAAAGAGCGAAGGCGGAGCCGAAACGAAAAGAATCGCGGAAACGCGATCCTCGCCGTAAATCGCCGACCCCGTCTTCCTCCCCGCTTCCGCTCCCACCCCCTACCACCACATGCCTCGGCCTccctctcgccgtcgccgccaccccaaaccctagccaccccccaccccccacaaCCCGAGACCCCTAGATCCTGCCCCCGCCCGATGGCGGGCGCCCCCGCGGCGGGCCAGGTCGTGGAGCGGTTCCGCGCGCGGCTGCgcgaggaggcgggcggcgccgggggcgagccgggcgccgccgcggtggtgcGCGTGTACGCGGAGGCGCTCCGGGAGCTCACCTTCAACTGCAAGCCGGTCATCACCGAGCTCACCATCATCGCGGGGCAgcacgccgcgctcgccgccaggGGCATCGCCGACGCCGTCTGCGCCCGCGTCGCCGAGGTCGGTTTGCTGCTCCTTTTGCTCTGCTCCTCCTGGGATAGTTGCTCTTTTTTTGTTGGGGTTGGCTGCGAGGAAGCTTGGGTTCTGGGTGCTGCGTAGTCTGTGGTATGTCAAGTCTCGCCGTGTGgtagctagggtttggggattGGTGTGCTTGTGGTGGAAGTCGACAAATTCCGTGAAATTGATGGAGTACCTTCTGCTCATAGCTTTTGTAATAGCTGCATTCGGTAGAGATTTGTTCCCCTTTGGAGGAAGCGATGTACAAATAATCCAGTCTGTCACTCTGCTTGCTGTACCTGTTTCATACACTTGTGTTTAGCAACCGGTGTGGAGTTTTCTTAGGTTGGATTGAATTAATGGAGCTTATGTGTATGAGGTTTATTTCTCTTGAACTTTCTGCGTAGTACAATTGGGGAACCGACTTTCACATGTTGGGATATGTAGCAACTGAGTAAAAATAGGTGTCTGCGCACTGAAGTTGCAAATAGCTGTCACTACAATTTGATAACTGCCGTTTGAGAGGCGAAATTTTAGGAGGCTTAGGCTGTAATATATGAATGTGTTGCACTGATTTCTCCATGGAATTACAATAAAACGAGTTCATTTTTTGGGTTATTGGTTGCACATTGAGTCAGTTACTTGTTTTCTTGTTCTGTCGTCGATTTGGTTTTATTTAGAAATATTTTGTAATAGGCTGTTTTGCTGCTTTTCTTGAAGATGAGAGTCAACATCTTTAATTTTAAATGGAAATAATCCTAAGATAGTAAGCTACCAGGGTGCCCtgcacttttttttctttctgaacCTGTTGGCTATTTGAGACTCTTCAATtcactttttttctttctcgcATGATGCATTTTAATAAAGTGCCTATACTTTCAAGGTTCTTTTTCATTTATTCTGCGATATTCTTGCAGGTGCCACCTGACCAGATATTACCATCTTTGTATCTGCTAGATAGTATTGTGAAGAACATAGGGCGCGAATATGTAGACCGTTTTGCCGCAAGGTTGCAGAAGGTATTTGTTGATGCATACTGTAGAGTTCATCCCAGCCAGTATGCTTCAATGCGGCGCCTCTTTCGTACCTGGTGGCCAGTGTTTCCTTCTTCTGTGCTTCGTGGCATCGAGGACGACCTTCAATTTTCTCCCTCACAGGAAAAGCGTCCTGCCATAGCGACAAATCCACATCAATCAGAGTCTCTATCTCCTAGGCCCTCTCATGGCATACATGTAAATCCCAAGTATCTGGAAGCACAACAAAAATTGAAGCAGGCCAATGTGGTAAGATTTTTTGTTAATACAAAGTATAGACAGTAGAATTACTGGTGTGTTTGCTGTTGTGATTCAAGTTTGATAATTTTAGACTAACGGAGAAATGTATGACACAGTGTATTACTGTAGTATATTGTTGCACAACATGGTGTATTCTGTCAGTCGTTATGCTTTAGTTAATTTTATTTTAACTTGATTGTTGATGTTGATATTTGTCCTCTATATTTCCTTAAATTCAGATGCATCAGCCTGCCGTTCGTGGCACTAGGCAAATGGCTGATGTGGAGGAGGATCTGATAAATGGATTAACATCGAACGGCTTGCGAGGACGTCCTTCAATGTTTCAGGTATTGAGAGCACATCTGCTTTGGTTGCTCCTTGTCATTCTTATGACTAGTCTCCTGTATCCTATTCCAAGTCTGTCTTCCACACCTCCGTATACTTTATGGCACATAATAATACTGGCTTGGAAAAAGAAACTGTCTTCTGTTTGTTTTACTCTCCTGATTGGTTGACAAAGGGAAACCTTTCCTTTATATTTTTGGGGAATGCTATATTTATTTTAAGACTCTAGCATGCTTACCTACTCTGCCTCTGTACCAAGTCTTCAAGAGTTCCTACCAATTCTTATACCTGATTTAGTATTGCAAGTTTGCTCTTAAACAACCAAACTTATCTAAATGACTTCGTAGATTGCTTGAGACAATGTTGGGTGCTTTATTTTTTCTAAGGttaaacaaaacccaagtacTTCAATATGATAATAAAACTGctcatttttttttggttttatTCTAAGCTATATTGTAGCACGCGCCTTTTACTTTATGATGACTCATACTCTGTGTTCGGAATCATATGGGCAGAAATCTACTGTGCAGTATGCTGATGATCCTGATCAACAAGATACACTCCGATCTCTTGCTGGAACAATAAGGGCAACATCACCACATCTGTTGAGTGCACATCCATCTGATGCCATTCTAGATGGGCCATTAGACACTTCAAGGAGAAACCTGTCCAGGTCGCCACCTCTTGATGTGTTCCCTAGGAATGCGTCCCCCAAGAGAGTGCTAGAGAGGCTACCACCATCTCGTTCTATATTGGGACCTGATCCCAGAAGATTGCCTGATCGGAATGGCAGGTCGAGATGGACCTTCGACGATGGTGCACGGCGGCCTACAATCAGCATGCTTGATGAAGAGTACAGGAAGCAAAGTGCAAGAGAACTTATTGACGCTTATGGGAATTCTCAAGGCCGAGATGCTGATGAAAGAGTTTCTAAAATGCAGCGCCTGGATTCAAATGGGATGGCTAGTGCACGAAATTGGCTCACttcagaggaagaagagtattctTGGGAGGACATGAGTCCAACTTTGACTGATCGAATCAGAAGCAGCGTGCCATCATTTCCTCCTGGAACCATGAGAGCTGGATTTCCTGGGGCAAAAGCAGGGTTACTGGAATCTGATATTGGGAGGCACAATTTTCCAAGCCAAGCTCCTCGATCATCGGTTGATGGCCCACCATTAAATCTTGAAGATAGGATTACTGCTGCAAGTGTATGATTGCCTCATCTTTCTTTAATTATAGTGGATAGATACATTAGCATAACGCCTTATGTGCCTTTCATCATTCTGCCAGTTTACGAATAATTTTTTATCTTTTATACCCTTCATTTATTATAGGCTTCCTTGCTCTTAAAAAAGTTAGTCTCCAGTACACAAGTTGGATTGCTGATTTTAATTTGAtatatttgtaaaaaaaacattGTTCTAAAAGGTAGCTGCCTTGGTGCTGCGTGCCAACTAGCCATGCTTTTCCCATCATTAGTACCTTCAGCTGGGCTGCTGCCTAGATGCATGATGAGCTAGTTGTGATCTGCTGGCAGCCATGGCCACCAGAAGAGGAGCAGAGGTAGTAATGAGGAGGAGCCGGCAAAGGACCGGCAAGAACATGACTTTATGTGCCCCATTCTTCATTCCTCTCCCCATCATCTCCTTAACTAGGTCACATGTCACACGCCCCCTGTATTCCTCTTCCCGTTCTGCCTTCCTAGAGCCTAGTGCCTAGTGCCTTTTAGAACAATGCAATATCAGATTTACTCATAAGCTTCAGTTGGCTAATCTAGGTGCACAAAAAGGTATTCTTGCCAAATTTCGAAAGATTTAACCACATGTATCATGTGGCCATCCTTCTTGACTGAAAGGAATGGCCATAGTCTCTGTGTATACTGATTATTGCCGTGTTATGTACTTGGGAAAAAAATCTGTGAAAAATTAGTCAGAAAACAATTTTGTGCCATCACATGCATGTGTTAGGGAAGCAACTTCCCCATCATATTTTTTTGGCAGTTTACTCCTTTTATTTCACATTTGATGTTAATAATGTCTGCCCTCAGTTGTGCATAGATTTCAGAAGTTTTTAAAAATGCATGCACCATGAGGAGGATGATCCGACAAGCTCTTGGTCTTCCAGCCTTAGATGTTTTTGGACACTGTTCATTCTTTCACCACCTTTTTGGCTTATTATGTTTGTGTTTAACTATAAAATTTCCAACATTTTTATCGATGCATCAAATGTAATTCATATGCAGACTTGTTCACCTGTCAATGTTTTATTTGCATGGATCTACTCTTAACACCTATTGACAAATTTgtcatttttttccctttgcaGCATGCTAACATGCCTACTAGTAGGAGACATCCTAGCAATTTTGGTGTTCAGAATGGAGCTCTTTTGGAGTACCAGAGTTCTGAGCATACCCTCAATCATGGGAGAACTGCTACCATGCAAGCTCCACCTTGGCAGCAGCCTACTGGTCTGCCATTACGAGTACAAGCACCTGAACATCCATCAGTACTTGATAGAATACCACTGCCTGCTGACGGTGAAATGCCAGTCAAGAGACTAGAGATCGGTGGTATATACAATGCTTTGAGTGCAGATATACCTTTGGTGGAGAAGCACAGGCCGTTAACTGCTGCTGCCCCAATAGAATGGCCTCCTCTTCATCATACTCAGTCGCAAACTTTAGTACCAAT
The genomic region above belongs to Setaria italica strain Yugu1 chromosome VI, Setaria_italica_v2.0, whole genome shotgun sequence and contains:
- the LOC101756392 gene encoding polyadenylation and cleavage factor homolog 4, encoding MAGAPAAGQVVERFRARLREEAGGAGGEPGAAAVVRVYAEALRELTFNCKPVITELTIIAGQHAALAARGIADAVCARVAEVPPDQILPSLYLLDSIVKNIGREYVDRFAARLQKVFVDAYCRVHPSQYASMRRLFRTWWPVFPSSVLRGIEDDLQFSPSQEKRPAIATNPHQSESLSPRPSHGIHVNPKYLEAQQKLKQANVMHQPAVRGTRQMADVEEDLINGLTSNGLRGRPSMFQKSTVQYADDPDQQDTLRSLAGTIRATSPHLLSAHPSDAILDGPLDTSRRNLSRSPPLDVFPRNASPKRVLERLPPSRSILGPDPRRLPDRNGRSRWTFDDGARRPTISMLDEEYRKQSARELIDAYGNSQGRDADERVSKMQRLDSNGMASARNWLTSEEEEYSWEDMSPTLTDRIRSSVPSFPPGTMRAGFPGAKAGLLESDIGRHNFPSQAPRSSVDGPPLNLEDRITAASHANMPTSRRHPSNFGVQNGALLEYQSSEHTLNHGRTATMQAPPWQQPTGLPLRVQAPEHPSVLDRIPLPADGEMPVKRLEIGGIYNALSADIPLVEKHRPLTAAAPIEWPPLHHTQSQTLVPIPPDTKHVRNAADSLEIRPFVSQGASSSVFVPRHQYDALDRKTLSTGSLAQPPYQHQDLLPSSQQNQGAVLGNQAQPHHPQQFHPHSHPHHQEAFRGFGPGMSISPFPGQGGSAALPPVSLLPSSFSGPPAVPPYGMPSVSSFPRPPLPPGPPPGSLQIGSSSSQVGGPQPFVSGLLSNLMRQGVITLGPHSQPQDSIGVDFNIDLKVRNDSVINALYQDLSRQCKTCGLRFKCQEEHRAHMDWHVTKNRNSKNRKQSSRKYFVTAEEWLRAAETVGNDGVPAFVPSDPVPDSKEEKEMAVPADEEQTACALCHEPFEDFYSDETEEWMYKGAVYMNAPDGNIDGLERSQLGPIVHAKCRSGPSSTS